In Nicotiana tabacum cultivar K326 chromosome 17, ASM71507v2, whole genome shotgun sequence, one DNA window encodes the following:
- the LOC107799610 gene encoding uncharacterized protein LOC107799610: MLKGFIVYTKTLPEFSNEGTIRCPCAKCKCIKLLISEDVKIHLYRNRFRKYYYVWTVHGEKNLVLMESNIHLIINKLAKKFPCDFFNVMEHLPVHLVRETRLGGLVQCRWIYPFERTICKCKRTMKQKSKIEGSICEAYLVKESSHFYSYYFEHHVLCLRNRPNWHDDEGDNDTMKDNFKRILEELIQSQSIDDQGRQIQPTQEEIMDMWIKAAGGCIRGESTALNQSLVSAVVLLNCLILILRHIARLIWMSLSN, from the exons ATGTTAAAAGGATTTATTGTTTATACAAAAACACTTCCTGAATTTAGTAATGAAGGAACAATCAGATGTCCTTGTGCTAAGTGCAAATGTATAAAGTTATTGATATCGGAGGATGTTAAAATTCATCTTTACAGAAATAGGtttagaaaatattattatgtGTGGACAGTTCATGGGGAGAAAAATCTAGTTTTGATGGAAAGTAACATCCATTTAATCATAAATAAACTAGCAAAAAAATTTCCATGTGATTTTTTCAATGTAATGGAACATCTCCCAGTTCATCTTGTAAGAGAGACACGACTTGGAGGGCTTGTTCAATGTAGATGGATATATCCATTTGAGAG GACTATTTGCAAATGTAAACGGACGatgaaacaaaaatccaagattGAGGGATCAATATGTGAAGCATATCTAGTGAAAGAAAGTTCTCATTTCTATTCATATTATTTTGAGCATCATGTGCTATGTTTGAGAAATAGGCCAAATTGGCATGACGATGAAGGTGATAATGACACGATGAAG GATAATTTCAAACGAATCTTGGAAGAGCTCATTCAAAGCCAGTCGATTGATGATCAAGGTAGGCAAATCCAACCAACCCAAGAGGAGATCATGGACATGTGGATTAAGGCAGCTGGTGGCTGCATAAGGGGAGAGTCTACGGCCTTGAATCAGAGTTTAGTCTCGGCCGTCGTACTTCTGAATTGTCTGATTCTTATTCTTCGTCACATTGCTCGGTTGATCTGGATGAGTTTGAGCAATTGA